The Haloarcula sp. CBA1127 genomic interval GCGGCAGTCCTCGATGCGATACAATCACTTACCGACAGTGCCGAGGAGAGTCTCACGGTTGCGGTACCGATATCCGCCCTCTCGGAGCTTGTGCCGCAACTCAGCGCCGCTATCGAGCGGGATGTGCTGGTGTTGTTACTGGTCCATGGCGATGAGACAGGACCGACGCCCGCATACGAGGATATCGCAACAGCGGTCAGGACAATCGAGAGCGACATCACCCCATTGCTCGTTACCGCCGACACCCAGCGTGGACTCACTGGGCATTCCGGACTGCTGACTGACTCGATAGCAGAATATCAGGCAACCGAATTCGATAACAAGAACCTCGCGCACGACCAGTTCACGATGTTTCTCGGGAGCCACTGGCTGATGGGGACGGAACGCTACGTCGCCGACGTGTGTGAGTTCCCGCGGACGTTCTCCGCGTTTCAGTTCGCGGTGCTCATGTCGGCGCTGGCGCTGCGCGCGGGGACGCAGATTACTGCTCGCGCCCGGGTACTCTCGACGGCTGACCGAACTGAGACAACGATATCGGGGCCGGTCATAAACGCCCGGCAGAGTCTCGTCTATCCCGCATCGAGCACGAACCCGGCCGAACGGTCACTCACCATCGAGACCGAGGACGGACCAGTCACTGTCGGCGGGTCCGGTGCCACGAAGGAAGCCTACGAGTGTCGTGAAATCACGCTTGACAGGGCTGACAATCAATAACGCAGCAGGAAACGTGCCTACAGTGCGGAAAATCAGCGGTGGTGTGCCGACCGTCGCTACTGGAAGGTGCGACTGGCCGTGCTTTCGTCGGTGACGCCAGGTTCAGCCCGGTCGAAGCGCTGTTCGATCTCGTCGTAGCGCTCGCGAGTTTCCTCGGTGACGCTGGGACCGACTTCGGAGAGCGCGTCCTCGAAGTGGTCCATCGTCACGCGGACGTTGCTGACACTGTCACCGATCTCCTCGGGGTCCACACTGTTGATGAACTCCCGGGTCGCGGCCATCGACGCCTCGCGGGCGACCGCTTCGATGTCCGCGCCGACGTAGCCGTCAGTGCGACTGGCCAGGTCGTCGAGGTCGACGCCGTCGGCCAGCGGCTTGTCGCGGGTGTGGACCTGGAAGATAGCGCGCCGGGCTTCCTCGTCCGGGACGGGCACATGGACGTGCCTGTCGAGCCGGCCGGGGCGCAGGAGCGCGTCGTCGATGAGGTCCGGCCGATTCGTGGTCGCGACGACCACGACGTTCTCCATGTCCTCGATGCCGTCCAGTTCCGTCAGGAGCTGGGAGACGACGCGTTCGCCGACGCCGGAGTCGGTCGTGCCGCCGCCACGTTCGCCGGCGATGGAGTCGATCTCGTCGAAGAACACCACAGTCGGGGCGTTCTCGCGGGCCTTGCTGAACACTTCGCGGACGCCCTTCTCGGACTCACCGACGAACTTGTTCAGGAGTTCCGGCCCCTTCACGGAGATGAAGTTGGACTGGGCCTCGTTGGCGACGGCCTTCGCCAGCAGCGTCTTCCCGGTGCCGGGCGGACCGTACATCAGCACACCCTTTGCGGCTTCGAGGTCCATCGACTCGAACACGTCCTCGTACTCAAGGGGCCACTGGATGGTCTCCCGGAGCCGTTCCTTGGTGTCTTCGAGTCCACCGACGGAGTCCCAGGTGACGTCCGGGACTTCGACGAAGACCTCCCGGAGCGCGGAGGGTTCGATGCCCTTCATCGCCTCGCGGAAGTCCGTGTCGCTGATCTCCAGGCGTTCCAGCACCTCGGCGTCGATCTCGTCGGATTCGAGGTCGAGTTCGGGGCGGATGCGCCGAAGGGCGTTCATCGCGCTCTCTTTCGTGAGGGTCGCGAGGTCAGCGCCGACGAAGCCGTGGGTGTTCTCGGCGTAGTTCTCGATGTTGATCTCCTCGGAGAGGGGCATCCCGCGGGTGTGGACCTGCAGGATCTCTTTGCGGCCCTTCTTGTCCGGGACGCCGATCTCGATCTCGCGGTCGAAGCGACCGCCACGGCGCAAGGCGGGGTCGATATCGTCGACGCGGTTGGTCGCGCCGATGACGATGACCTGTCCGCGCTCTTCGAGACCGTCCATCAGGCTCAGTAGCTGGGCGACGACGCGGCGTTCCACGTCGCCCTGGGTCTCGCCGCGCTTGGGGGCGATGGAGTCGATCTCGTCGATGAAGACGATGGCGGGGGCGTTCTCTTCGGCCTCTTCGAAGACCTCGCGGAGTTGCTCCTCGCTCTCACCGTAGTACTTCGACATGATCTCCGGGCCGGAGATGGTGGTGAAGTACGCGTCGATTTCGTTGGCGACGGCCTTGGCCATCAGCGTCTTCCCGGTGCCGGGCGGGCCGTGCAGGAGAACGCCCTTCGGCGGCTCGATACCGAGCTGCTGGAACAGTTCGGGGTGGCGCATCGGCAGCTCGATCATCTCGCGGACCTGTTCAAGCTCGCGGTCGAGGCCGCCGATGTCCTCGTATGTCACGTCGGGCGTGTCGCTCGCTTCAGGTGCGCCCTCGCCGCTGTGGACCTGTTCGGCGGGCATCTCGCTGACCTGTATCTCCGTGGAGTCGGTCA includes:
- a CDS encoding TrmB family transcriptional regulator sugar-binding domain-containing protein — encoded protein: MMAQPGLEIHQTQAAVLDAIQSLTDSAEESLTVAVPISALSELVPQLSAAIERDVLVLLLVHGDETGPTPAYEDIATAVRTIESDITPLLVTADTQRGLTGHSGLLTDSIAEYQATEFDNKNLAHDQFTMFLGSHWLMGTERYVADVCEFPRTFSAFQFAVLMSALALRAGTQITARARVLSTADRTETTISGPVINARQSLVYPASSTNPAERSLTIETEDGPVTVGGSGATKEAYECREITLDRADNQ
- a CDS encoding CDC48 family AAA ATPase, which encodes MRLTVKPLKQKDAGRGLAAIDRAAMDELELENGDYIVLEGKQDSRAVARVWPGYPEDEGNGIVRIDGQLRQEANVGIDDPVNIEKADVNPATSVTVALPQNLRVRGNVGPMIRNNLSGQAVTQGQTVPVSFGLGPLSSMSGQKIPLKIAETEPSGTVVVTDSTEIQVSEMPAEQVHSGEGAPEASDTPDVTYEDIGGLDRELEQVREMIELPMRHPELFQQLGIEPPKGVLLHGPPGTGKTLMAKAVANEIDAYFTTISGPEIMSKYYGESEEQLREVFEEAEENAPAIVFIDEIDSIAPKRGETQGDVERRVVAQLLSLMDGLEERGQVIVIGATNRVDDIDPALRRGGRFDREIEIGVPDKKGRKEILQVHTRGMPLSEEINIENYAENTHGFVGADLATLTKESAMNALRRIRPELDLESDEIDAEVLERLEISDTDFREAMKGIEPSALREVFVEVPDVTWDSVGGLEDTKERLRETIQWPLEYEDVFESMDLEAAKGVLMYGPPGTGKTLLAKAVANEAQSNFISVKGPELLNKFVGESEKGVREVFSKARENAPTVVFFDEIDSIAGERGGGTTDSGVGERVVSQLLTELDGIEDMENVVVVATTNRPDLIDDALLRPGRLDRHVHVPVPDEEARRAIFQVHTRDKPLADGVDLDDLASRTDGYVGADIEAVAREASMAATREFINSVDPEEIGDSVSNVRVTMDHFEDALSEVGPSVTEETRERYDEIEQRFDRAEPGVTDESTASRTFQ